In Aerococcus loyolae, a genomic segment contains:
- a CDS encoding NADPH-dependent FMN reductase, protein MKILVLSGSNVGHKTEVAAKAILDILAKDQYSDHQVQFINLLDKEMDFADGRNFLDYKGDTLEVAQAVMDADVLFIGTPIFQASIPASLKNVFDLLPEKALEYKTVGIFASSGSNRHYLIPELQLKPILNYMKANVTPRYVYLSARDFTLNEITSDDVLLRLEQLVDETLTLAKTYQEIQRIEDEKLGF, encoded by the coding sequence ATGAAAATACTCGTCTTATCCGGCTCCAATGTGGGCCATAAAACCGAAGTGGCTGCCAAAGCTATCCTGGATATCTTAGCCAAAGACCAATACAGTGACCACCAAGTCCAATTTATTAACCTCTTAGATAAGGAAATGGATTTTGCCGATGGAAGAAACTTCCTCGATTATAAGGGCGATACCTTGGAAGTCGCTCAAGCCGTCATGGATGCTGATGTCCTCTTTATAGGAACCCCTATCTTCCAAGCCTCTATTCCAGCCTCTTTGAAAAATGTCTTTGACCTCTTACCAGAGAAAGCCCTGGAATATAAAACCGTGGGTATCTTTGCCTCATCAGGGTCTAACCGTCATTACTTGATTCCTGAATTGCAATTAAAACCCATCCTGAACTATATGAAGGCTAATGTTACACCGCGCTATGTCTACCTGAGCGCCAGAGACTTTACCCTTAATGAAATTACTTCCGATGATGTGCTCTTACGTTTAGAACAATTAGTCGATGAAACCCTCACCCTAGCAAAAACCTACCAAGAAATTCAACGCATTGAAGATGAAAAGTTAGGGTTTTAA
- a CDS encoding MFS transporter yields MINFIKNNKLFVRMTGINFLSKIGDNLFYTAMLSAAILLPNSKLAVLIVSISESLPILISIFFGVIADKQKGKINQLIGSSLFRSLMYICIGIIFRYPQSLLLLLLASFMNLLSDISGNYATALFSPFTKAMIAPQDMETAQGFVSVGTQLVAVFATFIGSLLLTIYSKSMLAIINASIFLLIAFLYYLLKPSLKAQGFKIKSFTNTKTLSIVKENLTSFISNHSLLINLIQLAMLNGFFGGQTPLFALFIEENNQLNILSNPFKIALLSGIITLSMILGSSLTTYILKKQSIFHINILSDCFIVIIAMTYLYNNIWGILVGNSCLAFLLGIVSPRFSANVINQYPVDRLGGVITVINAFLVIIPPLTSVIFPMISTINLKLAYICFIAYALILIIISVLINKMAK; encoded by the coding sequence ATGATTAATTTCATTAAAAATAATAAACTTTTTGTCCGGATGACTGGGATAAACTTCTTATCAAAAATTGGTGATAATTTGTTCTACACTGCGATGTTATCAGCAGCGATTTTATTACCCAATAGTAAATTAGCTGTTCTAATTGTATCTATTTCTGAAAGCCTCCCAATTTTAATCAGCATATTTTTTGGTGTAATAGCTGATAAACAAAAAGGAAAAATAAATCAATTAATAGGGAGTTCACTTTTTAGGTCGCTTATGTATATATGCATAGGTATAATTTTTAGATATCCTCAAAGTTTACTTTTGCTTCTGTTAGCATCATTTATGAACCTTTTATCAGATATTAGCGGAAATTACGCAACTGCATTATTTTCACCTTTTACTAAAGCAATGATTGCCCCTCAAGACATGGAAACGGCACAAGGTTTTGTTAGCGTAGGAACACAATTAGTCGCCGTATTCGCAACCTTTATTGGGTCTTTATTACTGACTATCTATAGCAAGAGTATGCTAGCTATAATAAATGCATCAATATTTCTATTAATAGCTTTTTTATATTATTTGCTAAAGCCATCTTTAAAAGCCCAAGGTTTTAAAATAAAAAGTTTTACGAATACAAAGACGCTTTCAATTGTAAAAGAAAACTTAACATCCTTTATATCAAATCATAGCTTGTTAATTAATCTTATTCAATTAGCTATGCTCAATGGCTTTTTTGGTGGCCAAACACCTTTATTTGCACTCTTTATAGAAGAAAACAACCAATTAAACATTCTCTCTAATCCATTTAAAATTGCGCTCCTATCAGGTATCATAACCTTATCAATGATACTTGGGAGTAGTTTAACTACTTATATTTTAAAGAAACAATCCATTTTTCATATAAATATCTTATCAGACTGCTTTATAGTCATCATAGCTATGACCTATTTATATAATAATATATGGGGTATCCTGGTCGGAAATTCTTGTCTAGCATTTTTACTTGGAATTGTTTCTCCTAGATTTTCTGCTAATGTAATCAATCAATATCCTGTCGATAGACTCGGTGGGGTTATCACAGTTATTAATGCCTTTTTAGTAATAATACCACCGTTAACTAGCGTTATTTTTCCTATGATATCGACTATTAACTTGAAACTCGCTTATATTTGTTTCATTGCTTATGCTTTAATTTTAATAATAATTAGTGTTTTAATAAATAAAATGGCGAAATAG